One window of Nymphaea colorata isolate Beijing-Zhang1983 chromosome 11, ASM883128v2, whole genome shotgun sequence genomic DNA carries:
- the LOC116263682 gene encoding brassinosteroid LRR receptor kinase BRL3-like, with amino-acid sequence MVGLVSLDLAYTWLIGTIPASMARLCNLTYLSLNHNGLTGAIPSGIGGLPLIHNLDLNYDRLRGQVPFRKEVVERLGPKLKLTGNNGLCLGSEIVGTGLVRLDVNGCISDNVAQSLARDGSVQQVGEGRKNGVKMMVKLEMAIILHHMVLNFQWEPFEQDHPIAFPFVEFPEGLPIKVHKLSATTVDWNP; translated from the exons ATGGTGGGGTTGGTCAGCCTCGATTTGGCCTACACTTGGCTCATCGGCACTATCCCAGCTTCCATGGCTCGCCTGTGCAACCTGACCTACCTGTCCCTAAACCACAACGGGCTCACCGGGGCCATACCATCTGGAATCGGTGGGCTTCCCTTGATTCACAACCTCGACCTCAACTACGATCGGCTCAGGGGGCAGGTGCCATTCCGGAAGGAGGTGGTGGAGCGGTTGGGCCCCAAGCTCAAGCTCACCGGAAACAACGGCCTGTGTCTCGGCTCAGAGATTGTCGGCACCGGCTTGGTCAGGTTGGACGTCAATGGCTGCATCTCTGACAACGTCGCCCAGTCGTTGGCCCGTGATGGCTCAGTG CAGCAGGTgggggaaggaagaaaaaatggcGTGAAGATGATGGTGAAGCTAGAGATGGCGATCATCCTCCACCACATGGTGCTCAACTTCCAATGGGAGCCCTTCGAGCAGGATCACCCCATCGCCTTCCCCTTCGTCGAATTCCCCGAAGGCCTCCCCATTAAAGTTCACAAGCTTTCTGCCACCACAGTTGATTGGAATCCATGA